A stretch of Imperialibacter roseus DNA encodes these proteins:
- a CDS encoding Tll0287-like domain-containing protein: MRTPIILCLSVCLIAAGCGPMDKGNSEAVKKEMEDRKVKHVLPSQITDKAKERGLAITDAAQKVLLQTLIKKIESEGILGAVEYCNLNAFPLVDSLSKANHVAIRRVSNKWRNPKDAPTDDEVAIMEAYTYSVEQGQAPREEVFMEDNSTQVVYTRPIMMGAALCLQCHGTPGKELTQEVADKIKGLYPEDKATGYELGEWRGIWKVVFEKKELVLEL; this comes from the coding sequence ATGAGAACGCCAATAATCCTTTGCTTGTCCGTGTGTCTGATTGCTGCTGGCTGTGGCCCTATGGACAAAGGGAATAGCGAGGCAGTAAAAAAAGAAATGGAAGACCGAAAAGTGAAGCACGTGCTTCCGTCGCAAATTACTGACAAAGCCAAAGAAAGGGGACTGGCCATTACCGACGCAGCACAAAAGGTTTTGCTTCAAACCCTGATAAAAAAGATTGAGTCGGAGGGCATACTGGGAGCGGTAGAGTATTGCAATTTGAATGCTTTTCCGCTGGTAGACTCGCTATCCAAGGCTAACCATGTTGCCATCAGGCGAGTGAGCAACAAATGGCGCAACCCAAAAGACGCACCCACTGACGATGAAGTAGCCATTATGGAAGCTTACACCTACAGTGTGGAGCAGGGACAAGCCCCGAGGGAAGAAGTATTTATGGAAGACAATTCCACACAAGTAGTTTACACCCGACCCATCATGATGGGCGCTGCGCTGTGCCTCCAATGCCATGGCACACCGGGTAAAGAGCTTACCCAGGAAGTAGCAGACAAAATCAAGGGCCTTTACCCTGAGGACAAAGCCACCGGCTACGAGCTGGGCGAGTGGCGGGGTATATGGAAAGTGGTGTTCGAGAAGAAGGAGTTGGTGTTGGAGTTGTGA
- the prfA gene encoding peptide chain release factor 1 codes for MLDKLEAIKKRFEEVSDLIVQPDAMADMAQYTKLHKEYKELSRIVAKLEEYKKVKNDLKGAKELLNKEKDPELREMAKMEIEELEPKEEELEEELKQLLIPRDPNDSKNVILEIRGGTGGDEAAIFAGDLFRMYQRFAEEKGWKMNVLDLTEGTSGGYKEIIATVSGEDVYGMLKFESGVHRVQRVPATETQGRVHTSAATVAVLPEMEEVEVNIDMNDVRKDTFCSSGPGGQSVNTTYSAIRLTHIPTGIVVSCQDEKSQIKNFEKALKVLRSRIYEVELKKHNDEVGAQRKSMVGSGDRSDKIRTYNYPQSRVTDHRIGLTVYNLPAVMDGDVGEFIEQLRIADHSEKLKDGE; via the coding sequence ATGCTCGATAAACTAGAGGCCATCAAAAAGCGCTTTGAGGAAGTAAGCGACCTTATTGTTCAGCCCGATGCCATGGCTGACATGGCACAATACACCAAACTGCACAAGGAATACAAGGAGCTTAGCCGCATTGTTGCTAAGCTGGAGGAATATAAGAAGGTAAAGAACGACCTGAAGGGAGCCAAAGAACTGCTCAACAAAGAGAAGGATCCGGAACTCCGGGAAATGGCCAAGATGGAGATTGAAGAGCTTGAGCCAAAAGAGGAGGAGCTGGAGGAAGAGCTCAAACAACTACTGATTCCCAGAGACCCTAATGACAGCAAAAACGTCATTTTGGAAATAAGAGGTGGTACCGGCGGCGACGAGGCAGCTATTTTTGCCGGTGATCTTTTCCGTATGTACCAGCGCTTTGCTGAGGAAAAAGGCTGGAAAATGAATGTGCTCGATCTGACCGAAGGCACGTCAGGTGGCTACAAAGAGATTATCGCCACCGTTTCAGGTGAAGACGTTTACGGCATGCTTAAGTTTGAGTCGGGCGTGCACAGGGTGCAAAGGGTGCCGGCCACCGAAACTCAGGGGAGGGTGCACACTTCCGCCGCTACTGTGGCCGTGCTGCCCGAAATGGAGGAAGTGGAGGTAAACATCGACATGAACGACGTTCGGAAGGACACTTTCTGTTCTTCAGGCCCTGGCGGCCAGTCGGTGAACACCACTTATTCGGCTATTCGCCTGACTCACATCCCCACTGGTATTGTCGTAAGCTGCCAGGACGAAAAGTCGCAGATCAAAAACTTCGAAAAAGCCCTGAAGGTATTGCGGTCAAGGATTTACGAAGTAGAGCTGAAAAAACACAACGATGAAGTAGGCGCCCAGCGCAAGTCGATGGTGGGTAGCGGCGACCGTTCTGATAAAATCCGCACCTACAACTATCCCCAAAGCCGGGTAACCGACCACAGGATAGGGTTAACGGTTTACAACCTACCCGCAGTTATGGATGGCGATGTGGGTGAGTTTATTGAGCAATTGCGGATTGCCGACCACTCGGAGAAGCTGAAGGATGGAGAATAA